The genomic window AGTTAGACCCAGttaggcctatgtccagcagtggacgagagtaggctgatgatgatgatgatgatgatgatgacagttagaccaagaaaagtctgcaacgattttgatagcatacgttacttaattttaatttatttattttagaaacaaacggtcttttatagttatatataacACTGGAACTTTTCTTAAAACTAAGACTTACAGTTTCCTTAATGAAAATATGCAGTGCATGTGTGtatatttatacctacctacgtcataatttcatacaagtttgacgtttaaaataacacttgcactgcgggtGCTATCAATATCGTTGCAGCATATCTTAATCTAACTAATTAAAGGACCTTCCTTTCCTTTCCTTTcctttccttccttccttccttcctttcCTTTCCTTCCTTCCTTTCCATTCCTTCCTTTGGCTCCGGTAAATTAACTGAGACTGATGGGTTTCCTTGTACATTACAGAGCCACCATGACAGCAATAGAGACTGAAACCCTCCTCGAGTACATCCTAGTGGAATACAGATGGCTGCTGGCGTTCTTCGTACTGATGCCCATGTCCTTCGTGTGGAAGGTCTGGTCCAGCGCCAGGAACTATGTGGTGTTCAAGATGAACAGCGCGCCGAAGATGCATGAGAGGAAGGTTAAGGACGTTCAGAGACAGGTAAGATGGAAGCATTTACTTATCCGGTACCTtaattatacctatatacaGACGCGGATGTTCTTAGTGTCAGGCAATTATTAATCCTACGAGTTGCAACTCACGTGCATCAAAAAACTATAAACTCTGAAGAATATATTACCCTAATCCGTAATCGAGTCTTTAGAATTCCTACGCCCATCGTAAAAACCACATTCGCGAGGCGTTTTCCTAACTTCCTGCATCCGTATATTTACAATTCAGTAGTAAAGGCATGCAACATATCTGAAAAGTCTCCTCTTGAAGCAAAACTCATAATTAAGAACTGGTTGAAAGATCTTAACTATATTCGAACTGAGATGCTGTTGAAGGTCATCACCTAATCCCTCACATGATAACCATCTCTGTAGCCTTACGCCTTACACACACTCGCACACACACacgcaaacacacacacacatacacacgcaCCATTTTTTCATTCCTTTTTTCTTTCTTTGAATTTCATATTTTccttaattattagtttattagaTTAGTTTCTTCTTAACCTTTTGCTTACAAATTGAAAACTCGGCTGCCACGtcacaggcatagcctagtgtggggccacaggatatatatatatatattgtcaacaaggttatttcaaataaatattattctattattctattctaaaaataCAACATGCATGTAATTTAGTGGtatagtcagcatcaaaagaatcggatcagactacgcgtaaaagtacagtcggttccctaacataagtatccaattttctatacaattagtatgccAACTTGGGTACTTACGCAACTTGGGTTGGAGCACCGGCCGTACCTAACTATACCATTCTCTGctaacttaacacattcactgccaagaacacgtatggtgttcattttgtattggaaatgggGCGCTTGACACTGAAAGTGTTAAGGTGCAGTACGTTCAGCCAGCAGGGTTTTTGAAAAAAGGGCTACTTTTTTAGATCATAATATGGTTGCAGAAAACTTCTTAACTTTCGTTGTATAGAAAAGAAAACGCGAACATATGGTCTTTTTGTAACAATTTATGCAGAAAAGCTATAAATATGAAGATTGCGTCTATAGTAACAAATTATCTACGGCCTATCGACCCGGACGATTCGTCCAATATTATGACATGTATACTATATATACCGTGATGTTTTGTTGTTTTAGATAAAAGCGTGGTTGGCCGGAGACCGCAGCACCCGTCTATGCACAGCGCGACCCACCTGGCAGACCATGTCATTCCGCCAGGGCCTCTACAAGAAGACCTTCACTAACATCAATGTGAACCTCGTGGATGTTCTCGAAGTCGATCAGAAGAACATGGTAAGAACCCGTTCAAATTAAAGCGTGGTTGGCCGGAGTTCGCAGCACCCGTCTATATATGCACAGCGCGACCCACCTGGCAGACCATGTCATTCCGCCAGGGCCTCTACAAGAAAATGTTCACTAACATCAATGTGAACCTCGTGGATGTTCTCGAAGTAGACCAGAAGAACATGGTCAGAACCCGTTCAAATTAAAGCGTGGCTGGCCGGAGTCCGCGCAGCACCCGTCTATGCACAGCGCGACCCACCTGGCAGACCATGTCATTCCGCCAGGGCCTCTGCAAGAAAACCTTCACAAACATCAGTGTGAACCTCGTGGATGTTCTCGAAGTGGATCAGAAGAACATAGTAAGAAGCCCTAGAGTCATCAATAAAGCGTGGCTGGCCGGATACCCCAGCACTGGTCTGTATACAGCGCGACGCACCTACCAAACATGTCCTTTAGTCAGAGCTTCTACAAGAACACCTTCACAAACACCAATGTGAACCGTCTGGATGTTCTCGAAGTGGATAAGAAGAACATGAAGTGTAGGCAGCATTAGCCTCAATTCTACCAAAATTTCCGATAGTGATTTCGTTCGTGGGCTGTGACTTTAATTTTGTCTCTTGCAAGCCAAAGTCCAATCGTGTCAAAGTGCCGTCCAAACGAATATTTAGGACTCTTGGTAGTTATCCGATGCGTTTCCAAATTTAGCTATTTTTATCCGCTATGATGACAGAACAGAAACATTATTTCGCGTGCGTCCAAATCCAAGGATTCTAAAACATTTACTGATGATTACAGACAGTCCGCTGCGAGCCCATGGTAACCATGGGCCAACTATCCAGTACCCTCGACACCCTGGGCCTGTCCCTGCCCGTGGTTCCCGAACTCGACCAGCTGACCGTCGGAGGCCTTGTCATGGGCACGGGGGTGGAAACCTCCTCACACGTGCATGGGCTGTTCCAGCACATATGCCTGCAGTATGAACTGGTGTTGGCTGATGGGTCGGTGGTCACTTGTAGTAAGGTAAGGGCACAGTCTATACAGTCATCCGgacacccgagctgcatacatcgctgtcatcattgttagtagctcggtacacgtCAAAGGCCGTACTGTTACTTTATACATTGTGGTAAGGGTGAGAGAAACTCTGTGAGCTACTTACAACGAATGACTTAATTTTTAACATCTTTGCGTTTGATCGAATGCTTCCTGTGCTACATGCTTCAAAGCCCTGTCAATTAATTAGAGTCACCGCTATTaaagatttttaaatacttgaacgccccagtacacaatgggccatcgccggccactccaagggacgcagccatgcggtagaatgagatagcagtATCACTTGCttcctctaacgcataaatgcggcctttggagtggccggcgatggcccattgtgtactggggcctttagtgGTTAATGTTAATTTTTAAGAGTGAATGACTGAGACAGTGAATGAATGAAGAATGAAGTTCTGTGGACAGTATTTTTGAGATAAGTATGAATGAATTAGTACCTAACATTTTTTCAGGACGAGAATGCAGACCTGTTCTATGCAGTTCCCTGGTCATACGGCACTCTTGGATTCCTAGCCTCAGCTGTGATCAAAGTCATCCCTGCTAAGAAGTAAGCTACATTTCAAAATAGTTCCGTCTAGATCTGGCGAATTTTACGTCAAGAATACACGTCGCTATCAAATATGTAATTTGTAAACCGCTTGCGTCCtaatatcctcctaaggcccaaggtcctacctatagcacCTATTCAGTTCGatcaaatttaaatcatatttaattggaACAAAGTCGCTTTtcctttgtttcgttcaattttccaacaacgcaaaattaactctatttcctacactataggttcaaattacAGTAGCAAATTTTGGATTGTTCATTTGTATGACTGAGCCTTAGGAGGATATTTCTTCCACGCTGCAAATCGTACTGCATAATGCATAGCTTAGGCAGTTATCATTACAATCACAAATAGTTCGCGAATGGCGCGCTAGCGGTGcataaatttactatatttgGACACACATTCGCCAAATGTGggctatttatttgattttttgaagtgcaaacttctttagcggcgctgtgcactttttgtgatggggaaaaaatgttaaactcgcgacaggtcacgtgaccgtaagacggacatgtgacctgatcgaaaaactgttacaatatcattgagttttcacttctgccggcactcctggagtgcaacccgttgtttctTTTCCTCTTAAATCGAATGTTCGATTGTTTCAGATATATCCGGTTAGAATATCAGCCGTACACCAGTCTGCCAGAGCTCTCAAAGCGTTTCCAAGAGGAGTCCCTCAAGAAACAGCCTCACCAGTTCGTAGAAGCCCTGTTATACAGCAAAGACAAAGGAGTACTGATGACAGGAGACATGGTGGATGAAATAGGAGGTGATGGCAAGGTAAAGACTTCTCTTGATCAAAACTTTAATAACGATAACTGTCGGTAGTTTTACTGAcctgcgggcttagcaaggttgtacgacaaggtagttatcacgcaataggtgtggataaaacggccgttatcgtcggttttatcatccatactatggttgcagacgatatatggagttatccacatttgacagcggtagatgatagaagacaatttgcataacatggtcgttggataagatgtggataatttgacagattgtcccattttgacagttcaacttagttaattttaactacgtgcttcttagatgacgataagccttgtcgtgaaagcaaaagtagtgaataatcatattttaaggtataaattacaggtaaatatcagtttttctatgattatattgagagttattagttacaatgttccgctgtatataatattgtcaatattttcttcgcagggaagtcaaattttattattcctactcgcggctgctgttgaagaaaaatatcgtaaacagctttaagaaacacttgcagcccatttaatatgacggacgaagagtttcggcatatttacagagtgcgtaaggagtgtgcagtgcatttacttatgtgccgaatttaacgccgagcttcaaaacggtgatgggttacctaccaaaacatctcaaaggtaaagctataaaattgcagtgtttcttataaagttaatatgtattctatgcatagaccctattatatttgaaatcattgattctatgtaaaacagacgtcttaatgacaatgctactaaactcttcaatactaggtaccggcctcattattatatgtactgtcttacttatgctactaacctactaacagaggttacttaagctactatttacttcaacattcatatcctaacctccagggggaaaatctacttgacaaaattagatttacagtaccggtcaataacatatcacctttgtgtgtttttgtatgaacttgtagtaggttagtttgtagatttcatattttactagtcattttatataaatatgcatgtttttccagagatgagacctagctagattgatttttcgcccccgaaaacccccatatagcaaatttcatcgaaatcgttggagccgtttccgatatccccgaaatatatatacatataaataaataaatatacaagaattgctcgtttaaaggtataagatattatgaatactgaaatactgtgaactacaataagagactcagcatattactaaaaaagctctttaaaaataatgaagttgaccatacattaaaacaaaaaacctctatgaaaaaatcattacatagaccaatttttctcatcactggacaaggaatactactaaactacctaaagctgtggaagtcactcacaaatataaaaaaaagttataccgtaaaagcatggaggtgatatattattggccggtactgtaattaggtacttatttgttttaggttctaacagtatacaccacaccagcagcacacctacaccaccagcagcagcagcagctgctggtgtgtaacagttacacctgctagctgatggcaattaactaccaacgtgggactagtcaagatcatggcttgtccattggagcactactgactggattggccacactactgtaagcctgaacctcgagcagtttgtagatgctgtaaacagaaggtaagttcttttgagcactgaattaagtattagacataaaaaactgtgactttccacatggactgtcttagtaacttttccttttttgaataagtatgagtgcggctgtattatgcattgagatatgtacctacccattgtttgatagttatgtatgataagtagttatctctgggatatataatctgggaatgcaatacttattaggtttaactaaggcacctagttctaatgtgctgccttgtttaatggatattattcctggcgattgtttagtatatatcttgagtgaactagactgcactcatgtgaaaatacttactccatcgctgccacatgaacctacttttacttatttccttctttttcttccagaaaacttctcgtggattaagggaaaaattagagaagacgctcctaaaaaacttcctaagcatgcaagcatgcacaaaaccggctcttaataagcttaataaatacatatttcgcctattactatgttttactatcacacaaatacctacctaatttacctatatttctatacaagtagagactagtaaacattcaagacggataatcttcacacagaacaccattcccgggcatgcttcaatgtaggtgtcacttattcttatttttcattttagccttatgcgtacaaaatttgtgatattatagcttctaaatgtaaaatccgactcatatgcagtatagtacaatgaaagcataggtaataaaaacattttaggcacgttcttacttaagaggaaagggagatggccgcttccgcttctccatacaaacgtagtcctcattttcctctctggatattgacattatggaaaatatttttacataatttaatgtatattaaccatatagctatgcccctacgttcgaatttttgattattgtaaaaattaggagcggaagacagattacatacaaatttttaaatgcttctaactcttataataattaaaaattaaaaaaaagaacaaacgtaggggcatggctgtagttgatgttgatatgatatacaataaattgtatcaaaatatttaatgttattatccagagagaaaaatgtggactacgtttgtatgaaaagacgCGTCTTAACGACGCGTCTAGTGAGTCTGGCGGTGAAAAGGTCAAATAAGAATATTCCTAAATGCTCTATTATGCTAATAAGTCTACTTTAGTGACTATAACTGCGGTCAGACTCAATACGCCAATAActaatgttgaatattaaaaactatgttaaattccatttaggtagatacaagaatgacaattctcgtcacttgtggtgttgtcaagtcttttttgtttactaaactctatagataagttaacaatttcggctctgtgctagagagaatattataaatgggtaaataaaacaactattgccaattaattaaacaaagtttatttacacattaaatgtaggtgtacaaacaaatcattggctgccgtacccggtgtgaaagtgcccatcatgccagcagctttatcgctggattactatgaagtatgaacagcttttgtaccaggaacgtcatatggcgcccggggcaggcaccaaatttgcgcctcccccccccccccactccgaaacgaaatgggaccaacccctaagtcgcgaaaaaaaatttggctgtttcatacattttggctggtccaatttctatgggagggtaaactatttttttcgcgattt from Cydia splendana chromosome 22, ilCydSple1.2, whole genome shotgun sequence includes these protein-coding regions:
- the LOC134801473 gene encoding delta(24)-sterol reductase-like isoform X1 is translated as MTAIETETLLEYILVEYRWLLAFFVLMPMSFVWKVWSSARNYVVFKMNSAPKMHERKVKDVQRQIKAWLAGDRSTRLCTARPTWQTMSFRQGLYKKTFTNINVNLVDVLEVDQKNMTVRCEPMVTMGQLSSTLDTLGLSLPVVPELDQLTVGGLVMGTGVETSSHVHGLFQHICLQYELVLADGSVVTCSKDENADLFYAVPWSYGTLGFLASAVIKVIPAKKYIRLEYQPYTSLPELSKRFQEESLKKQPHQFVEALLYSKDKGVLMTGDMVDEIGGDGKYNPIGRWYSEWFYKQVERHLENYERGSKQPVVEYIPLRHYYHRHTRSLFWELQDIISFGNHPLFRLLFGWLMPPEVSLLKLTQPEAVGRLYDKAHVIQDMLVPIETLEKAVLLFHDKFRVYPMWLCPFKVPNNPGQLKVTGDWQMFVDIGVYGVPTAPGFETVSATRSVESFVTQEKGFQMLYADTYTTEEEFRRMFDHTLYDKVRESLPYCKEAFPEIYGKVNRSVRK